The window GATACCGCAAGGCCAAGCGGCCCCTCGCGCTCCTCCTCCGGCCAAAGAGCGGCCAGATCGGCTGCAAAGCGCGCGGCGGCCTGCTCTAGCTGCACGTCACCTTGGCACGGTTGGCCTGATAGTCGTTTGCCAGCCGTCCGGCAGCGAGCAGCGGATAGGTCTCGGCAAATTCGGCGAGCGCGATGCAGGCACGCTTGGTGTCCTTCATCGCGATCATCGAAGCGCCGAGATAGAGCAGGCTGTCCGGCGCACGCTCGCCATTCTTGTTGGCCTGATAGTTCTTGAGGAACCAGCGCGCCGCCTCTTCGGGCATCTTGTCGTCAAGGAAGGCGCGGCCCAGAAGGTTGCGGCCGAAGCTGATGCGCGCATGGTTCGGATATTGTTCGACGAACTTGGTGAGCTGCTGACGCGCTTCGGGGAAGAAGCCCCCGCTCCACAGGCGGAACCCATATGAATATTCGTCGTCGCCCGCATCGGCGGTCTGCGGCTTGGCGATGGCCTGCACCGCGGCGAGCCGTTCGGCGCTGGGTGCGCGGACGGGGGCAGTGGCGGGCGCGGTTGCCGGCGGCGTGGCTACGGGCTTGGGCGCAGGTGTGGCCGTGCGGGGAGCTGCCACAGGCGCAGGCGTGGGCGTGGGCGTGGGCGCGGGCGTTACCGCAGGTTCAGTCGCCGGCGGTCCGACGGGCGCCGGATCCACCGCCGCGACCTGCCCGCCTTCGAGCGCGGCAAGCCGCAGTTCGAGCTGGGCAAGCTGGTTCGCCTGCTCTTCCGAGCGTGCCGTCAGCACCTGAAGCTGGGCTTCGAGCGCATCGAGCCGCACCAGAATATCGGTCACCGGCGTGTTGGCAGGCGGGATCACCCCGATAGTCGGCTGGGCCGGGTTTGCAGGGGCCTGACTGCTCGCACCGATCTGCGGTTCGAACAGGCGCGCATCGCCGCCCGGGAAGACCTTGCGCTGCAGCGCGCGCACCTCGGCCTCGATCTTGCGCAGCCGCGTCTCGGCCACGCTGTCCTGCGCAAAAGCAGGAGCGGGCACGGCAGCAATCGCGGCAGCGGCCAGCAACACGCGCGCCATCCGCAGGTGCAGCGCACGCTGGAGCAGCCGGGGGGCAAAGGTCTGGGCGGAGGCGGTGGTCATGTGCGGCAGGCTCCCTAGCGATTGGCCGCCCCGTTCTGGCGCGGGACAGATGAACACGGGCCGAATCCCTGCCTTGTCGGGCCGGGCAAGTCGAGAGCGAGGCCCCCCCTAATCAACGGGAATTCGCACCGCGATGGAGGCAGCTGCGCTCAGACTGTCGGCGGGCTGGCACTTGTATCGCTCGCAGGCGCAGGTGCCGGAGCTTCGACCGGGGCCGCAGCGGCTGGTGCCGGGGCGGACGCGGCATCACCGGAAGGCGTGGCGGCGGTGCGCGGCACGCGGCGCGGGGCAGGACGCGGCGGGGCGAGCAGTGCTGCTCCCGTCGCCGCCGCACCGGGGGCGCCCGCAGCCGCCTGCTCCTGTCCGCGCGCCAGCAGCGCCGCAGCCGAGATCGGCACGTCCGCAATCTGTGTCGGCGTGCTCGCCAGCGCCGGAACCGGTTTGCCGCCGATGGTGATCGCCAGCAAATCGGGGCGACCGGTGTTGATCCGCGGATCGGCAGCGGTGGCGGGCAGCGTGAAGCTTTCGCCCTGCTTCAATTCCTTCTCGATCAGACGCGCCCCGCCCGCATCGGCGATCCTCAGCCACACATCGGCGAGCGCGGTGATCACCACCGGGCCGCTCGCGGCAGGAGCAGCAGCAGCGGGGGTAGCGGCCGCTACGCTTGGCGAAGGCTTGGGCGCAGCCAGCGGGGCCGGGCCGATCCCGGCGCCAAAGCGGGTCGAGAAGAAGGCGATCAGGCCAGCGGCCAGCAGCAGCGCGGCAAAGGCACCGAACCATGCGAGGCCTGCCGAGGGCAGCTTGGCCGGATCGCCCGGCTCGATCCCGCCGCTCCCTGCGGCTGCGCGGTGTCCGGAGCCATCGGCCAGTTCGGCGCGCACCGCATCGGTGATCGCGGCGTCGTCCAGCCCCACCGCCTTGGCATAGGTGCGGGCAAAACCGATCGCATAGGTGCGCGAAGGCAGCGCGGCAAAGTCGCCCTCCTCGATCGCTTCGAGATGGCGCAGCGGGATCCGCGTCTCGCTGGCGATATTGATCAGTTCGAGCCGCCGGGCCTCGCGCGCTACACGCAGCCGGGCCCCGGCCCCGTCATAGACCTCAAGGTGCGCACCATCGGCGCTGATATCCAGTTCGCTGTCCATGACCCGGTTTCCACGCCTTCTGATGAGGCTGTTTGCAAAGGATTGCGTGAATTGCGCTTGAACAGGAAAGAGCCTGCCTGCGCGCCTCCTGTCAAGCGGGCAAAGGACGAAGCGGCCCGCACCGCGCACGGAGCGCCGCAAGCAGCCCTGTTGCCGCCTCAGTCATATTCGATATCGCGCGCCTCGGCCCAGGCCGAAAGCTGGGCGCGCAGATCGCGCTGGGGCTCGGCCAGCCAGCCGGTCATCGCAGCGGAAAGCTCGGCCAGATCAACCTTGCGCACCAGTTCCTTGATCGGGCCGACCGCAGCCGGCGTGATCGACAGGCGGCGATAGCCGATACCGAGCAGCGCCAGCGCCTCAAGCCTGCGCCCGCCCATCTCGCCGCACACGCCGACCTCGACCCCGCTGCCGATGCTCGACTGGATCACCCGCTTCAGGAAACGCAGGATCGACGGACTGAGCCAGTCATACCGCTCGGCCAGCTTGGGATTGGCGCGATCGGCGGCGAACAGGAACTGGGTGAGATCATTGGTGCCGATCGACAGGAACGACAGGCGCGGCAACAGCATGTCGAGCACCTCGGCGAGCGCTGGCACTTCGAGCATCGCGCCGAAGTGGATGCGCTCAGGCAGCAGCTTCTTCTGCGTGCGCAGGAAATCGAGCTGGTCGTCGAACACGGCCTTGGCGGCATCGAACTCCCACGGCTCGGACACCATTGGGAACATCACGTAAAGCGAGCGCCCGGCCGCCGCTTCGAGCAGCGACCGCGCCTGGATCTTCATCAGCCCCTCGCGCTCCAGCGCCAGCCGCAGCGCGCGCCAGCCCATCGCCGGGTTTTCGTCCTGCGCGGCAATCTCGGAAGCGAGATAGGGCACCGACTTGTCGCCGCCGATATCGACCGTGCGGAAGATCACCGGCTTGTCGCCCGCCGCATCGAGCACGTCGCGGTAGAGCCGCGTCTGGCGCTCGCGCTGGGGCAGCGTTGCCGAGACGAGGAACTGGAACTCGGTGCGGAACAGGCCGACCCCGTCCGCGCCGGTCATCGCCAGCATGCTCATGTCGTCACGCAGGCCGGCGTTCATCATCACCTGGATGCGCGTGCCGCAGCGGGTGAAGGGCTCGACATCGCGCAAGGATGCATAGGCCGCCTGCTTCTCGCGGCTCTTGGCAAAGCGCGCGTGGAAGGCATCGGCGACCTGCGGCAACGGGCGGACAATCGCGCTGCCTGCAGTAGCATCGAGCAGGATCTCGTCGCCTTCGCGGATTGTGGCGCGCACATCCTTGGTGCGGCCGATCACCGGCACGTTCATCGCCCGGGCGACGATCACCACGTGGGCGGTCAGCGAGCCTTCCTCGAGGATCACACCCTTCAGGCGGCGCTTGTCATATTCGAGCAGTTCGGCCGGGCCGAGGTTGCGCGCGATCAGGATCGCATCCTTGCGCAGCCCCTGCGAGGCTGCCGTGCCGACCTGGCCTGCGACAATGCGCAGCAGGCGGTTCGCCAGATCCTCCAGATCGTGCATCCGGTCCGCCAGCAGCGGATCGTCGATCTCGCGCATGCGCATGCGGGTATGCTGCTGGACGCGCTCGATCGCGGCTTCGGCAGTGAGGCCGCTGTCGATCGCCTCGTTGATGCGCCGCGACCAGCCCTCGTCATAGGCGAACATCTTGTAGGTCTCGAGCACCTCTTCGTGCTCACCCCCGACCCCGAATTCGGCCTGGCTGGCGAGGGTGTCGATCTGCTCGCGCATCTTGTCGAAGGCGCGGTAGACGCGCTGGCGCTCGGCCTCGATATCCTCGGCCATGACCTGCGTGATCTCGACCCGCGGCTGGTGGAACACCGCCACGCCCGCGCCCAGCCCCTTCACCAGCGTGAGGCCGGTGAGGGTCTGCGGCCCGGTCTGCTCCTGGGTCAGGACGCGGGCTTCCTCCTCGTCGACCAGTTCGGCATTGGCGATCAGTTCCGAGAGCACCATGGCGGTGGTCTGCAGCGCCTCGATCTCGACCTCTTCGTAGCGGCGCGGCTCGACATGCTGGACGCACAAGACGCCCACCGCGCGTTCACGATAGACAATCGGCACGCCGGCGAAGGAATGGAACTTTTCCTCGCCGGTTTCCGGGCGGTACTGGAAATCAGGGTGGGCCTTGGCCTCGGCCAAGTTGAGCGTTTCAACCTTCTGCGCGATTGCGCCGGTCAGCCCCTCGCCGATCGCCATACGGGTGACGTGCACCGCGCTCTGATTGAGGCCGCGGGTGGCGAACAGCTCCAGCATGCCTTCGCGCAGGAGATAGATCGAGCACACCTCGCTCGACAGGCATTCGCCGATGATCTCGACCACCTGATCGAGCTTGGCCTGCGCGTGCATGCGCGAGGCCATGACCTCGGTCAGGCGGGTAAGAATCTGGCGGGCTGCTGCGGCTGCACTCATGACAATGCAGGTCTATTCGCTGCGCACGGCAAATGCAAAAGGGCAGATGACTTAAGCCGCCCGCACGCCCTGTGATGGAAGCGGAGCGGCCGGTCAGAAACCGGCGATTTCCTCTTTCAATCGCAGCTTCTGCTTCTTGAGGGCCTGGATCGTCGCAGTGTCGGGCACGGGCCGCGCCATTTCCTGATGCAGCCGTGCGTCAAGATCGGCGTGCTTGGCCTGGAGGGCGTGAAGGTGGGAAGACACTGCGGTCGATGCCATATGCGTTCTCCTGTCTGCGCGGGGGGATGCCCCCGCAACGGCGACTCGGACCAAACGCGGCCGAGCCGCTGGCTTCAGTGAAACCACAGCCACAGTGGAATGCAAACTATTACTACATCCGGAATCGCCGTATCCGCACTGCTGCGCGACGAAGCGACACCGCTGGACGCCGGTGGCGGAAAAAAGCGCACAGCATCTTACCGAATCGCACAGGAACGCGTAGCGCGGCGGGGCGTTAGCGGGCGCATCGGCAACGGTGTCCGGCACACGCCAGTTATTCTGGGGGATTTCATCTGGCATGACCGAGCAGGAGCTCAGGAAAAAGCTCGAATTGCTCAGGACCGAGCATCGCGACCTCGATGCCGCGATTGCCGCCCTGACGGAAGCCGCGCGCCAGAACGCCTTTGCCGACCAGCTCCAGATCGCGCGCCTGAAAAAGCGCAAGCTGCGCCTGAAAGACCAGATCGCGATCATCGAGGACACGCTGCTGCCCGATATCATCGCGTGATTGGTTTGCGGCCACCTTCGGTGGCGCAGACCACCCGCCCCGCCTCCTTGTTCTTTGGCCCCACCCGGCCACCAATGATACCATCAGGCTATGGTGGCCGGGTGGGGAGGCGGGGCGGGAGATCTGCATCGCGCGCGAGCGCGATCCCAAAGAAATCTGTTCCCGTGCGGGACGCGGGCAAAAATTACTTGGAAAGTAACCATGCTCCGGTGGCGGGAGCGGCTGGGCAAGCCTATTCTACAGCGCACATGGCCCGGACCACCAATCTCTCACGCCCGATCATCGAGGCGCTCTACACCGAAGCGCTGGTGCTGGCCGACGACGTGCGCGCGGTGTTCAGCGC is drawn from Erythrobacter sp. and contains these coding sequences:
- a CDS encoding tetratricopeptide repeat protein; this translates as MTTASAQTFAPRLLQRALHLRMARVLLAAAAIAAVPAPAFAQDSVAETRLRKIEAEVRALQRKVFPGGDARLFEPQIGASSQAPANPAQPTIGVIPPANTPVTDILVRLDALEAQLQVLTARSEEQANQLAQLELRLAALEGGQVAAVDPAPVGPPATEPAVTPAPTPTPTPAPVAAPRTATPAPKPVATPPATAPATAPVRAPSAERLAAVQAIAKPQTADAGDDEYSYGFRLWSGGFFPEARQQLTKFVEQYPNHARISFGRNLLGRAFLDDKMPEEAARWFLKNYQANKNGERAPDSLLYLGASMIAMKDTKRACIALAEFAETYPLLAAGRLANDYQANRAKVTCS
- a CDS encoding helix-turn-helix domain-containing protein, whose product is MDSELDISADGAHLEVYDGAGARLRVAREARRLELINIASETRIPLRHLEAIEEGDFAALPSRTYAIGFARTYAKAVGLDDAAITDAVRAELADGSGHRAAAGSGGIEPGDPAKLPSAGLAWFGAFAALLLAAGLIAFFSTRFGAGIGPAPLAAPKPSPSVAAATPAAAAPAASGPVVITALADVWLRIADAGGARLIEKELKQGESFTLPATAADPRINTGRPDLLAITIGGKPVPALASTPTQIADVPISAAALLARGQEQAAAGAPGAAATGAALLAPPRPAPRRVPRTAATPSGDAASAPAPAAAAPVEAPAPAPASDTSASPPTV
- the ptsP gene encoding phosphoenolpyruvate--protein phosphotransferase translates to MSAAAAARQILTRLTEVMASRMHAQAKLDQVVEIIGECLSSEVCSIYLLREGMLELFATRGLNQSAVHVTRMAIGEGLTGAIAQKVETLNLAEAKAHPDFQYRPETGEEKFHSFAGVPIVYRERAVGVLCVQHVEPRRYEEVEIEALQTTAMVLSELIANAELVDEEEARVLTQEQTGPQTLTGLTLVKGLGAGVAVFHQPRVEITQVMAEDIEAERQRVYRAFDKMREQIDTLASQAEFGVGGEHEEVLETYKMFAYDEGWSRRINEAIDSGLTAEAAIERVQQHTRMRMREIDDPLLADRMHDLEDLANRLLRIVAGQVGTAASQGLRKDAILIARNLGPAELLEYDKRRLKGVILEEGSLTAHVVIVARAMNVPVIGRTKDVRATIREGDEILLDATAGSAIVRPLPQVADAFHARFAKSREKQAAYASLRDVEPFTRCGTRIQVMMNAGLRDDMSMLAMTGADGVGLFRTEFQFLVSATLPQRERQTRLYRDVLDAAGDKPVIFRTVDIGGDKSVPYLASEIAAQDENPAMGWRALRLALEREGLMKIQARSLLEAAAGRSLYVMFPMVSEPWEFDAAKAVFDDQLDFLRTQKKLLPERIHFGAMLEVPALAEVLDMLLPRLSFLSIGTNDLTQFLFAADRANPKLAERYDWLSPSILRFLKRVIQSSIGSGVEVGVCGEMGGRRLEALALLGIGYRRLSITPAAVGPIKELVRKVDLAELSAAMTGWLAEPQRDLRAQLSAWAEARDIEYD
- a CDS encoding YdcH family protein codes for the protein MASTAVSSHLHALQAKHADLDARLHQEMARPVPDTATIQALKKQKLRLKEEIAGF
- a CDS encoding DUF465 domain-containing protein → MTEQELRKKLELLRTEHRDLDAAIAALTEAARQNAFADQLQIARLKKRKLRLKDQIAIIEDTLLPDIIA